From Parambassis ranga chromosome 9, fParRan2.1, whole genome shotgun sequence, the proteins below share one genomic window:
- the LOC114441802 gene encoding arrestin domain-containing protein 3-like → MSSTVKSLKVTYNPINDRNTFTNGDFVTGQVTVEVAKDCQINSLFIKFKGKAEVSWSERHGQTTVVYRSKDKYFSVRHYFVGNNDSSEEDQQRLINQTAADTYSSVVAPGCHVYPFTFQIPFQEMPSSFNGSVGKIVYSLEATLSRSMRIDKKGSTKINFVSKTDPSNVSWLMAPKHDSKDKKMKVLTTGTVAMDVKIEKTGFYQGEGLKVFASIQNNSSREIKPKYCVYRKHSFFAKGKRKLDTKDLFKEVGDPIPPNSKENLTRVITIPPDVEPSILNCKIIKAEHRLRIYLDVKYASDPEIKFDIVILPGSQFPAVVPPPAAAAGFSYESFGNPNPPAWDFAPPQAPQPPPPLGPQNLDPPPPYAVYGMYPPLNDFGQKYQ, encoded by the exons ATGTCGTCCACCGTGAAAAGCCTGAAAGTCACCTATAATCCGATAAACGACAGGAACACATTTACCAACGGAGACTTTGTCACCGGGCAGGTCACGGTGGAAGTGGCCAAAGACTGCCAGATAAACTCCCTGTTTATCAAGTTCAAAGGGAAAGCAGAAGTTTCATGGTCCGAGAGACACGGTCAGACCACTGTGGTGTACCGCTCCAAAGACAAGTACTTCAGCGTCAGGCATTACTTCGTCGGGAACAATGACTCCTCCGAAG AGGACCAGCAAAGACTGATAAAccagactgcagcagacacat aCAGCAGCGTGGTTGCCCCTGGATGCCATGTCTACCCATTCACCTTTCAGATCCCTTTTCA ggAAATGCCTTCCTCCTTTAATGGTTCTGTCGGTAAAATTGTGTACTCGCTGGAAGCCACGCTGAGCAGATCAATGAGGATTGACAAGAAAGGTTCGACGAAGATCAACTTTGTGTCAAAGACAGACCCGAGCAATGTCTCCTGGCTAATG GCACCAAAGCATGACTCTAaggataaaaaaatgaaagttctTACCACAGGAACTGTAGCTATGGATGTGAAGATTGAAAAAACAGGGTTTTACCAAG GAGAAGGTTTAAAGGTTTTTGCCTCCATTCAGAACAACTCATCTCGTGAGATCAAGCCTAAGTACTGTGTGTACAGAAAGCACAGCTTCTTTGCAAAAGGGAAGAGAAAATTAGACACTAAAGACCTCTTTAAAGAGGTTGGAGACCCGATCCCTCCGAATTCTAAGGAAAACCTGACAAGGGTCATCACCATTCCTCCTGATGTGGAGCCATCAATCCTCAACTGCAAAATCATCAAAGCAGAGCACAGACTCAGG ATCTACCTTGACGTCAAATATGCTTCGGACCCAGAGATTAAATTTGACATTGTCATCCTGCCGGGCTCTCAGTTCCCTGCTGTGGTgccaccacctgctgctgccgccggcTTTAGTTATGAATCTTTTGGGAACCCAAACCCTCCAGCCTGGGACTTTGCACCACCACAggcaccacaaccaccaccaccactaggACCCCAGAATTTGGATCCTCCTCCTCCGTATGCAGTGTATGGAATGTACCCTCCATTGAATGATTTTGGTCAAAAATACCAGTGA
- the LOC114441803 gene encoding arrestin domain-containing protein 3-like, with the protein MTIKHFSIEYDAINSKNTFTNGDSINGRIVVEVSKETKIQALVFIAKGKARVRWDEHYGEDHHHVYWADEKYYSIKQHILREARQDGTEVIGKGRHVFPFTFKIPDKKIPSSFKSQIGRIVHKLKAELKQSMKFTKTAKTHFAFVSKVNMEMPGLMEPQYGCKDKSLKVFASGKVSMDVHTRKMGYKQGEPLTVTIDLNNQSSRSVKPKFILYEKQSFFAQGHRNVCTHTILKEKAEGVDASSGRKTVTKVITIPRELPPSILNCSIIKLEYRLKVYLDIKFASDPVIKLPIVILPEEPDMKGQPAAAAFGFEAFGNPNQPTGSTTLSQAEPPPPYRAYALYPTSDFGKYKPLL; encoded by the exons ATGACCATCAAACACTTTTCAATTGAATATGATGCCATCAACAGCAAGAACACTTTTACAAATGGGGATTCTATTAATGGAAGAATAGTCGTGGAGGTTTCTAAAGAAACTAAAATCCAGGCTCTTGTGTTTATAGCCAAAGGAAAAGCTCGGGTCCGCTGGGATGAACATTACGGGGAAGACCACCATCACGTTTACTGGGCTGATGAGAAATATTATAGCATTAAACAGCATATCTTAAGGGAAGCAAGACAAGATG GCACTGAAGTGATTGGGAAAGGAAGACATGTGTTCCCTTTTACCTTCAAGATTCCTGACAA AAAAATCCCATCATCTTTTAAGTCACAAATTGGCAGAATTGTGCACAAGTTGAAGGCAGAGCTTAAACAATCCATGAAGTTCACAAAGacagcaaaaacacactttgCATTTGTGTCGAAGGTAAACATGGAGATGCCTGGACTCATG GAACCTCAATATGGCTGCAAGGATAAATCTCTCAAAGTGTTTGCCTCTGGAAAAGTTTCTATGGATGTCCATACCAGGAAGATGGGATACAAACAAG GTGAGCCTCTTACAGTCACGATTGACCTGAACAATCAGTCCAGCCGTTCAGTGAAGCCCAAATTTATCCTGTATGAGAAGCAGAGCTTCTTTGCTCAGGGCCACAGGAATGTTTGCACACATACAATTTTGAAGGAGAAGGCCGAAGGTGTTGATGCGTCCTCTGGAAGAAAAACTGTGACCAAGGTGATCACAATCCCCAGAGAACTACCTCCCTCCATCCTGAACTGCTCCATCATCAAGCTAGAGTACAGGCTCAAA gTCTACCTGGATATCAAATTTGCTTCAGACCCAGTGATCAAACTTCCTATTGTCATCCTGCCTGAGGAGCCAGATATGAAAGggcaacctgctgctgctgcttttggaTTTGAAGCATTTGGAAACCCGAACCAACCAACAGGGAGCACCACCCTATCCCAAGCAGAACCCCCACCTCCCTATAGAGCATATGCATTGTACCCTACCTCTGATTTTGGAAAATATAAGCCTCTTCTGTGA
- the LOC114441154 gene encoding arrestin domain-containing protein 3-like, protein MTVKHLSVEYDKVNERGIFSPGDILSGKVTVVTSKETKVQCFWVKAKGKAKVTWYEQEGQNKVLHSNKKKYFHFEHIILQDRKKGDGSEIISAGRNVYPFSFVIPNKDMPSSYKGKWGNITYSVRTQLTQSIWLVYKAKTEFPFLTKSEFPFASKAEMIIIGLKEQQHATRISFLGSGKVTMNVTSEKMGLKQGEAMGISVEVLNESARRVTPKFYLCEKQTFVAPSKRIVHTNEVSFGAGDSVPAETSRTMTEILSIPPQLPPTFFNCCMMKLEYRLKVTLDVPLVRDPEIKLPLVILLGSPKPHQKKPKRSIWFRKLGEDSK, encoded by the exons ATGACCGTGAAGCATCTCTCAGTGGAGTACGACAAGGTGAATGAGCGAGGAATCTTCTCTCCTGGGGACATCCTCTCTGGTAAAGTGACAGTGGTGACTAGTAAGGAAACCAAAGTGCAGTGTTTCTGGGTCAAAGCTAAAGGAAAAGCTAAAGTAACGTGGtatgaacaagaaggacaaaaCAAGGTGCTCCACAGCAACAAGAAGAAATACTTCCATTTTGAACACATTATTCTTCAGGATAGAAAAAAAGGAGATG GTTCAGAAATCATCAGTGCTGGAAGAAATGTGTATCCATTCAGCTTTGTGATTCCTAACAA AGACATGCCTTCATCTTATAAGGGCAAATGGGGCAACATCACATATAGTGTAAGGACACAGCTCACTCAGTCAATATGGCTCGTGTACAAAGCAAAGACTGAGTTCCCTTTTCTGACCAAGTCTGAGTTTCCCTTTGCCTCCAAAGCTGAGATGATAATCATTGGGCTGAAG GAGCAACAACATGCCACAAGGATTTCATTTTTAGGCTCCGGAAAAGTCACCATGAATGTTACTTCAGAAAAAATGGGACTAAAGCAAG GTGAGGCGATGGGAATCTCTGTAGAAGTCCTCAATGAGTCAGCACGCAGAGTAACACCCAAATTCTATCTGTGTGAGAAGCAGACGTTTGTGGCTCCATCAAAGAGGATAGTTCATACAAATGAGGTGTCGTTCGGGGCAGGAGACTCTGTTCCAGCTGAGACCAGCCGTACTATGACCGAAATTCTGAGTATCCCACCTCAGCTGCCTCCTACTTTCTTCAACTGCTGCATGATGAAGCTCGAGTACAGGCTCAAG GTCACTCTGGATGTCCCTCTCGTAAGAGACCCAGAAATCAAACTCCCTCTGGTCATCCTGCTGGGTTCACCAAAACCACATCAAAAAAAGCCAAAGAGGTCCATCTGGTTCAGAAAGCTTGGAGAGGATTCAAAATAA
- the LOC114441155 gene encoding piggyBac transposable element-derived protein 4-like — MATARKARELFTILETSADTESTTVCDSQDSPLNLSADVKWFEIPYRKPDSDEEDEVREEEEDGEGENGFTSTAVAAETADAASFIAGGGCNIILVTGSNGINHDEEEYAEDCYYSTSTNCSDTTSNDSDIDFSDVEEEERRSFFSFEDDLDEDCTSPDFWGEPDQVISIEPFSAVSGPQHSLGDDADTRDYFRILFPDSLFEHMVEQTNNYALYRQRRSGKSDPHWHPTDVREMRAYVGLNILMGINQLPDTGMYWASDIFIGNAGFKKTMTARRFEKLTQYLQLCDRESEPVRGERGYDGLFKIRPLLDVVENTMWDAYTPNRCLTIDKCAIVTKGRFSPTQYMSSKPLRKGLTVWMLCDSRSGYCHRTKIYVGKPTEDEAVASLSYRVVTSLVRGLEGQYHHIFMDSFFTSVPLLQRLLRDGLYACGPTQPGRKGYPEVLRPRNVGKLSQGEFYQCQRGNLVATVARDVRVVSCLSTNSAPGIVGISPGRQQRETDGEGESDSMDGSGLSFGVPRPLPLLLYQENMRGVDLCDQLRECYQVGRPCKKWWRYFLWFYVNLCIVNAYIIMRESRGGTPPAGFNGKQFTQRHFRVRLAQQLIGDYQGARGMERAARKRHADSPIEYGHRLERMSERSRRCRNCTNKGLRHESVFGCKICNVHLCRGGCFSEFHK; from the coding sequence ATGGCGACGGCAAGAAAAGCGAGAGAGCTTTTTACTATTTTGGAAACTAGCGCGGACACTGAAAGTACCACGGTGTGCGACAGTCAAGACTCCCCGCTTAATCTTTCAGCCGATGTGAAGTGGTTTGAAATTCCTTACAGAAAGCCAGACTCGGACGAGGAAGACGAAgtgcgggaggaggaggaggacggcgaGGGGGAGAATGGATTCACGAGCACAGCAGTCGCGGCGGAGACTGCAGACGCGGCCAGCTTCATCGCAGGAGGAGGCTGCAACATAATTTTGGTCACTGGCAGCAATGGGATCAATCACGACGAGGAGGAGTACGCAGAGGACTGTTATTATTCTACCTCCACTAACTGCTCTGACACCACCTCAAACGATTCGGATATTGATTTCTccgatgtggaggaggaggagcgcagGAGTTTTTTCAGCTTTGAAGATGACTTGGACGAGGACTGCACTTCTCCAGACTTCTGGGGTGAACCTGACCAGGTAATTTCAATCGAACCGTTCTCCGCTGTCAGTGGCCCTCAGCACTCGCTGGGGGACGATGCTGACACCCGTGACTATTTCCGGATACTCTTCCCAGATTCTCTTTTTGAACACATGgtagaacaaacaaacaattacGCCCTCTATCGGCAAAGGAGGAGTGGAAAATCAGACCCCCACTGGCACCCCACTGATGTTAGAGAGATGAGAGCTTATGTAGGTCTGAATATTCTTATGGGCATCAATCAGCTTCCAGACACTGGTATGTACTGGGCCAGTGACATTTTCATAGGCAATgcaggctttaaaaaaacaatgacagcCAGGCGCTTTGAAAAGCTCACCCAGtacctgcagctgtgtgaccGTGAGTCTGAGCCTGTGCGTGGAGAGCGTGGATACGACGGCCTCTTCAAAATCAGGCCTCTCCTTGATGTGGTGGAGAACACTATGTGGGATGCTTACACGCCAAATCGCTGTTTGACCATAGACAAGTGTGCCATTGTCACGAAGGGACGTTTCTCCCCCACCCAGTACATGTCATCCAAGCCCCTGAGGAAGGGGCTGACGGTGTGGATGCTGTGTGACTCCCGTTCAGGATACTGCCACCGGACCAAGATCTATGTAGGCAAACCCACAGAAGACGAGGCTGTGGCCTCCCTCAGCTACAGGGTGGTGACCTCTTTGGTGCGCGGCCTGGAGGGTCAGTACCACCATATCTTCATGGACAGCTTCTTCACCTCAGTGCCCCTCCTCCAGAGGCTGCTAAGGGATGGACTGTACGCCTGCGGGCCCACTCAGCCAGGGCGCAAAGGTTACCCAGAGGTCCTCCGCCCCCGTAATGTAGGCAAGCTGTCACAGGGTGAGTTCTACCAGTGCCAGCGTGGCAACCTGGTTGCTACAGTGGCACGGGATGTCAGGGTGGTTAGCTGCCTCTCCACCAACTCCGCTCCAGGAATTGTGGGTATCAGTCCTGGCCGGCAGCAGCGTGAGACAGACGGGGAGGGTGAGAGTGATAGCATGGACGGCTCAGGTTTATCATTTGGTGTACCTCGACCTCTGCCCTTGCTGCTGTACCAGGAGAACATGAGGGGCGTGGACCTGTGTGACCAGCTGAGGGAATGCTACCAGGTTGGCAGGCCCTGTAAGAAGTGGTGGCGCTACTTTCTGTGGTTCTACGTCAATCTGTGCATCGTCAACGCCTACATAATAATGAGGGAGAGCCGAGGGGGCACGCCACCCGCCGGCTTTAACGGGAAGCAGTTCACCCAGCGCCACTTCCGGGTCCGCCTGGCACAGCAGCTGATCGGGGACTACCAAGGGGCGAGGGGCATGGAGAGGGCAGCACGTAAGAGACACGCAGATTCACCCATAGAGTATGGACATCGTCTGGAGCGCATGTCCGAGCGCTCTCGACGCTGCAGGAACTGCACCAACAAGGGACTGAGACATGAAAGTGTGTTCGGCTGCAAGATATGCAATGTCCACCTATGCAGGGGAGGGTGCTTCTCTGAGTTTCATAAATAA
- the tmem167a gene encoding protein kish-A, with the protein MSAIFNFQSLLTVILLLICTCAYIRALAPSLLDKNKTGLLGIFWKCARIGERKSPWVACCCVIMAFSILFLQ; encoded by the exons ATG tcaGCCATTTTCAACTTCCAGTCACTGCTAACAGTGATTCTCCTCCTGATCTGTACCTGTGCCTACATCAGAGCACTGGCGCCCAGCCTGCTGGACAAGAATAAGACCGG GCTTCTAGGAATTTTCTGGAAGTGTGCCAGAATAG GTGAGCGGAAGAGTCCCTGGGTcgcctgctgctgtgtcatcaTGGCTTTTAGTATACTGTTTCTACAGTAG